The Streptomyces sp. Mut1 genome window below encodes:
- a CDS encoding DUF5998 family protein, which translates to MAKTGTTTQGLRAAIERSGYYPALVAEAVEAAVGGEPVASYLVHQETTFDSNEVRRHVTVLVLTDTRFIVSHTDEQNADTSSPSPYATTSTESVKLDRISSVVVSRVVANPEKYVPGTLPREVVLTIGWGAVSRIDLEPAACGDPNCEADHGYTGNSTADDLSLRVSEAGDGPDTVRQTLAFAQALSEATAATAAAGR; encoded by the coding sequence ATGGCTAAGACCGGTACGACGACCCAGGGGCTGCGCGCGGCGATCGAGCGCAGCGGCTACTACCCGGCCCTCGTGGCCGAGGCGGTGGAGGCCGCCGTGGGCGGTGAGCCGGTCGCTTCGTACCTGGTGCACCAGGAGACGACCTTCGACTCCAACGAGGTGCGCCGGCACGTCACGGTGCTGGTGCTCACGGACACCCGCTTCATCGTCAGCCACACCGACGAGCAGAACGCCGACACCAGCTCCCCGTCGCCGTACGCCACCACCTCCACCGAGTCGGTCAAGCTCGACCGGATCTCCTCGGTCGTGGTCAGCCGGGTCGTGGCCAACCCGGAGAAGTACGTCCCGGGCACCCTGCCCCGCGAGGTCGTCCTGACCATCGGCTGGGGCGCGGTCTCCCGGATCGACCTGGAGCCCGCCGCCTGCGGCGACCCCAACTGCGAGGCCGACCACGGCTACACCGGCAACTCCACCGCCGACGATCTGAGCCTGCGGGTCAGCGAGGCCGGCGACGGCCCGGACACCGTGCGCCAGACCCTCGCCTTCGCCCAGGCGCTCTCCGAGGCCACGGCCGCGACCGCGGCGGCCGGCCGCTGA
- a CDS encoding alkaline phosphatase family protein, protein MAQPAWQDPVLLPVDTAPVPEYGSGSLADLLPTLLAGQEVPGFTAAIGELTPADRNCVFLIDGLGWEQIRAHPDEAPFLHSLLPGSRGGTGRPITAGFPATTATSLASVGTGLPPGEHGLPGYAVRNPQTGELMNQLRWNPWTPPKAWQPHPTVFQLADAAGVRTAQVSAPAFEQTPLTKVALSGGSFLGRLTGEERMDTAAERLAAGDRSLVYTYYSEVDGKGHRFGTDSDAWRGQLMYVDGLAQRLAEKLPPRSALYITADHGMIDIPFDEQSRIDFDEDWELGAGVALLGGEGRARHVYAVPGAESDVLTVWREVLGEQFWVASRDEAVAAGWFGPRIDERVYGRIGDVVAAAHDDVVIIASRNEPHESAMVGMHGSMTPVEQLVPLLEVRS, encoded by the coding sequence ATGGCCCAGCCGGCCTGGCAGGATCCTGTCCTGCTGCCCGTCGACACGGCCCCCGTCCCGGAGTACGGCAGCGGCTCGCTCGCCGATCTGCTGCCGACCCTCCTCGCGGGTCAGGAAGTGCCCGGCTTCACCGCGGCGATCGGTGAGCTCACCCCCGCCGACCGCAACTGCGTCTTCCTCATCGACGGCCTCGGCTGGGAGCAGATCAGGGCCCACCCCGACGAGGCCCCGTTCCTGCATTCCCTGCTGCCCGGCTCGCGCGGCGGCACGGGCCGCCCGATCACCGCGGGCTTCCCGGCCACCACCGCGACCTCACTGGCCTCGGTCGGCACCGGGCTGCCCCCCGGCGAGCACGGCCTTCCCGGCTACGCGGTCCGCAATCCGCAGACCGGCGAGCTGATGAACCAGCTCCGCTGGAATCCGTGGACCCCACCGAAGGCCTGGCAGCCCCACCCCACCGTCTTCCAGCTCGCCGACGCCGCCGGAGTCCGTACCGCGCAGGTCTCCGCCCCGGCCTTCGAGCAGACCCCGCTGACCAAGGTCGCGCTCAGCGGCGGCTCCTTCCTCGGCCGGCTCACCGGCGAGGAACGGATGGACACCGCCGCCGAGCGGCTGGCCGCGGGCGACCGCTCGCTCGTCTACACGTACTACAGCGAGGTCGACGGCAAGGGGCACCGCTTCGGCACCGACTCCGACGCCTGGCGCGGTCAGCTGATGTACGTCGACGGACTGGCCCAGCGCCTGGCCGAGAAGCTCCCGCCGCGCTCGGCGCTCTACATCACCGCCGACCACGGGATGATCGACATCCCGTTCGACGAGCAGTCCCGGATCGACTTCGACGAGGACTGGGAGCTGGGCGCGGGCGTCGCGCTGCTCGGCGGCGAGGGCCGCGCCCGGCACGTGTACGCGGTCCCGGGCGCCGAGTCGGACGTGCTCACCGTCTGGCGCGAGGTGCTGGGCGAGCAGTTCTGGGTGGCGAGCCGGGACGAGGCCGTCGCGGCCGGCTGGTTCGGCCCGCGGATCGACGAACGGGTGTACGGCAGGATCGGCGACGTGGTCGCGGCCGCCCACGACGACGTGGTGATCATCGCCTCCCGCAACGAGCCGCACGAGTCGGCCATGGTCGGCATGCACGGCTCGATGACCCCCGTCGAGCAGCTCGTCCCGCTCCTGGAAGTACGCTCGTAA